The Acidimicrobiia bacterium region CGCCTCGACCTCCGCGAGACGCTGCGCGATCGAGGCCGGTTCGCTCAGCGCAGGAACTCGGGGACGTCGAAGTCGTCGTCGCCGAGGCTGAGCTCGCTCCCGACCAACGTCTCGTCGTCGCGCAGTCCGAGCTCACCGCTCGGCCGCAGTCCCGGTCGGCTCTCGCCGAAGTGGTCGAAGCCCGCGGCGATCACCGTGATGCGAACCTCGTCGCCGAGCGTGTCGTCGACGACCGCGCCGAAGATGATGTTCGCATCGGGGTGCGCGGACTGCGAGATGATCTCGGCTGCCTCGTTGAGCTCGAACAGTCCGAGGTCCGACGGACCGCTCACGTTGAGCAGGATGCCGCGCGCGCCGTCGATGCTCGCCTCGAGCAACGGGCTCGAGATCGCGGACCGCGCCGCGGCCACCGCGCGACCATCGCCCGACGCGTAGCCGACACCCATGAGCGCGGAGCCCGCGTTCGTGAGGATCATCTTCACGTCGGCGAAGTCGGTGTTGATGAGACCGGGCGTCGTGATGAGGTCGGTGATGCCCTGCACACCTTGCAGCAGGATCTCGTCGGCCATCTTGAACGCGTTGAGCATCGACGTCTTCTCGTCCGACACCTGCAGCAGGCGCTCGTTCGGGATGACGATGATCGTGTCGACCTTCTCGCGCAGCTTCTGGATGCCGGCCTCGGCCTGCACCGAACGGCGGCGCCCCTCGAACCCGAAGGGTCGGGTGACCACGCCGATCGTCAACGCGCCGATGTTCT contains the following coding sequences:
- the ftsZ gene encoding cell division protein FtsZ, yielding MLGNPQNYLAVIKVVGVGGGGCNAINRMIDAGLKGVEFIAVNTDAQSLLLSDADVKLDIGRQLTRGLGAGSDPEVGRQAADEHREEIEEVLKGSDMIFITAGKGGGTGTGGAPVVAEIAKNIGALTIGVVTRPFGFEGRRRSVQAEAGIQKLREKVDTIIVIPNERLLQVSDEKTSMLNAFKMADEILLQGVQGITDLITTPGLINTDFADVKMILTNAGSALMGVGYASGDGRAVAAARSAISSPLLEASIDGARGILLNVSGPSDLGLFELNEAAEIISQSAHPDANIIFGAVVDDTLGDEVRITVIAAGFDHFGESRPGLRPSGELGLRDDETLVGSELSLGDDDFDVPEFLR